The Musa acuminata AAA Group cultivar baxijiao chromosome BXJ2-5, Cavendish_Baxijiao_AAA, whole genome shotgun sequence genomic interval ATACATGCCGAGAGAAATATTTTTCGACTGGTTGCCATTCATATGTTGGTGCTCATCTTTTAAGAGTATATATATACCTACTTTTAAGTGTCAAACAGTACAATACACAGGAGCTATAGTTGGATGGACCTTTAGGGTAATATCTAGGCTAGTTCACTGTCTTATTTCATAGtagtgtcatatggacacttgtgggGACTTTAGGTCGCGACGGACCACTTTCAACACTTTGTCATATGGCCATTAAGAGCTTGCAAATTTCATATTTGTAACTTACATTGCATATCAAGTGCTTGCTAAAATGGTTATTTGTGGATCGCAAGTTAAATGTTTTATCTAACTCATCTTATATTTTGTAAGTCCTTAAGAGACCATAGAAGGTTTCGATGAGGCTAATCCTTTACGAATAAACGAACAATGGTGCTATATGTTACGAATAACTCATCTTATATTTAGTAACCAACTCGAAACATGGagtccatgttgaatctcggattttgatggtgaaatcaattgatgaagttatgatataATCAACGttcgagtgatgtaggactaacttcgatcatagaaagataaattgattgaagaaggaagaatcagatgttgggctggagtggaacatgtcagaagaataAACATCGGGTCGGAGGACCGACCGACATGCTAGAAGGATTTCGTGTCATGAGTTTGAGCATTGggctagaaggatcggacattgaaccaaggagatcggatgttgcgggaagtcaacatgccgatggtcGGACAATACGTTGAAGGAGAGTGATGTATCAAAGGATCAGATGAAGCACCGGataaaccaataacatgccaaacaacataagATTCACGCTTGTAATCATGTATGTTTAGATCAAAATAGTCTATAtcgaattgagttagttttgtgtATAACTAGATTAACAAAATTAGGGAACCATTGGGCCTGATTTAGGGCTAAGttgggctcattcagtgacctaggGTTAGATCAGGCGATGGAACCGCTTATGAGCTGAAAAAATATGAAATATACTTCTTCTAAAAAACCAGGCAGTGGTTCCAccgatgtcaagcgatggtatcacccagtgttagtctgttaagcaatagtaccacccagaATAGGTGGTGGTAACGTCAGTTGTCAATCTAGCAGACGGTGGTACTGTTAGTATcccggaaacccgggatgagatacattttagcttcatttttgaagttatttagggcctatatatatcTTACTCTTTCTAGCTTATAAAGGAAAGATAAGAGAATGAAAACTTGTGTTTTAGAGTATGAAAACTACTATTCATAGGTGCCCAGGAAGCCAATTATGTGAGTgatagcatgtgtgacttgacacgtagtcgttttgcttattatattttgacatttatcactttatattgactattgcatatatgcatgtatatatagtcATGtcattggatctatgcaataggaatcggatcgtgatgagatcacgataatgagaccaattcacttttaaacataaatcgtaaataatcccggtcataggttacttgagagggacatcgagataaccggacagactggtgtgctatatacccgttcatatgatggatgcaactgatcttatagttgctcgtgtgggggcactagagatatagtaaaggtgctcattggagaattagttcattgattgatccacttacgaaatgatggatggttgatgatacattattgtcaaatagtgatttcgtagtcctagtggtatatttggtccttagacttgagacaccaaggatgtcatgtatgagggctctattctttgataccggacttataggtttggatgtcccagatctagtacaactggcaatcgggagtggcagtcaaccttacgagggctattgagtgtcgatagaggatcatatactctcgatgtcatgagaggaatatcccatgtattcttgctcaaacaaatccctgaccagggtcattcggattgagagagaaagagttctctgggagaatccgattagagcaagactcgagaagaaaccgtatgggtttgacagcaccatgcccggtatacggtctttgggatattagatggatgatggactataggtacagggtaattaaggacagacagatccaatggattggattcccttgtatcgtctggagactgcggcgtagtgacctagtacatccgtagtcgatgagtcgagtgaattattatgaagataataatttactgagctagaaggagttctgacaagtatgactcacgaccagctcaatattgggcataaaaggtcacacacatatggtaggcgttacgatgagtagaggttcggatatgagatatccgtcggagcccctatcttattggatatccaataagccgctaaattattggatcccatggacgagatccaaaaaAAGCCCATGAgacattattagatagagatccactaatctaagaagcttaaGTAGTTGGATAAAGATTTAATACCCAatagaggaggatccattagggttaagttgacaggggacctctataaataggagggattcattggttcataagctagagcttttgcttgcctcttatattctcctccccctctctacctcaaagcaTACCTGGAGTTTGGAGAAGCATCATCGCTGCCCTGCtatgtgaatcaccactagagaggaggacacttgacctccttcaccctctcctaaagatctgcaaggattcagggatatatgatttccctaggtaatataatcttTACTATGCGTAGTTTTCTATTTTGTGGATTTtgctcaccaatcttcgcacgacgataaacatctctttaggaataggagattttgttttatgttcttccactatgcatgtgatgtcgcccctcaagatttcccaacaaaaactcTATTAGAAAGTCAAGTCTTTCCTCCTTGAGCTTAGAGATTGTTCTAAGGGAGGTTTTGAGGATtttcttataaaagagggttgtaaaggttctctcttgaacttgtcaagagaagaaagagttataagagggtagttgatcttcacctattgaaagaagatcagtagtgaatgctgatggcctcgacggaagaggaatcgggagttggcgtaagtcacgacgaccgaaccactataaactcgatttgcatttctgttcAGGCTTTCTATTAATATTGCTtattgatttacttgctcactacttttaTGTATGTtgtaagttaaacatcttttcgaCATAGGTTTGATCGAATGAAAATTTTCTAAAACATCAAAGTTTTTacgaagcactaattcactctccctcttagtgttgaAACGGTCCTAACAGTACAACTCTTGAGGAGACAAGTAAAGTCGAGGAATATttatcttctcaactcttaagagaatgagcaaAACTGAGAATCctagttctcttatttatttagTAGATGAGCATTATATTAgtttaaagacccttcaaagaaacTTAGTAGAAGATAATATTTGTTAAATCCTTACCAATAGTGATCAGTGTTATCGAAAGTTGACAGTTCACTTCATTTTCCAACAAAATACCAATCAAAAATGAAAGTGAAGTGAACCTACTTGGCGATGACAACTAAGTAGAATCAGAATCGATAGGTAAATTTTACAAAGGaaagacccaaaaactttaaagtctgtGAGGCGATGCTCACTAAAGCTTCAACagacatccacccaattcaagcggcATGATACGTTTAAAGAATGGCACATAATAAGTAAGGACTTTTCCTTTATTTAAAGGATTGTGGGAACCAATAAAGATCAACATAACTCAGTCAACTCCACACCATAGTATGGTGGATCAAAGTTCGATTACTCTACAATAATGATGAAGTGCAGTTGGAAACTAAGAGGCATGTAGAGCAAAAGATTAAAAATTCGGTAAAAGCTAGGAGATGTAACGtccacaaaggcttcgacaaggacatTGAATGAATAAATGGGGGAGTGTCATGGACTAAGCTGCAAACGAGAGtttaatataatgcttatgtatattcgtgtctttcggttttgttcacaACATGTAAAAGGCTTATGGTAAGCATGACAACTCTATTTCAGTTGGCTTTAGTGGTCATTTTAAACTTATAAATACAGGTCATGTGTAATCATCATGTAGAGACAAAACTATCTAAAAATAAGCCATCCAAGTAGTTATTTTGGGGTTTTTTTAGCTCTATAGAGTAGTATGGAATTTCAACCAACACAACACCTAGGAGCTACCTGGTTGACACAGCTTGATGGGCTTTTGGTGTAGGATTTAGGATTGGTTCGATACCTCATTTAATAGTAGTATCATATGGGTACTTATATAGATTTTGGGTCATGATGGACCACCTTGGACCTTTTATAACATGATCGTTCAAAACTTGTAAAATCTATATTTGTAACTTATATTGTCTATTAAATATTTACTGAAATAATTAAATATGAATCCCGAGTTAAATATTTTCTCTAACTCATCTTTTTTTAATATCCAAAATTCGATATTGTATGATTTAATTAAAATCAACTAAGTTAATTATATAATGCAAGAGTGTTTTGTTCTTATGGCTTACACTAGTAAGCTAGGGGATTCTATGCAAACGGGCATGCTCAAGATGGCAGCCAGTTCATGTCAAGGACACAATGGGCCACGAATGCTCAACCTAAGCAACAATTGTTTGCAAGCCACCTTTGCGAAGCCTTAGCATGAGAGTCAAGTCTTCTGAGAATCTCCTACCCGATGCggcccttcttcttctttcaaCTCTCGATCGATACTACAAATACCCACACACCCCATCCTCTCTCTCCATCCCCTCCACAGTCGTCCTCGAGTCTCTTCAAACATAATGGCCTTCGTCCCGCCTCGAATGCCACCGCGTCCATTTGCGCCACCTCCTCCAAACGTATCCCCGTCTATACCACCTCCGCCGAATCGCCGGAGCCCCCCACCACCCTCACCTTCGAAGCAAACACCACCTCCACCACCTCGCCGCAGACCCCCGCCACCCCCACCTCCGAAGAAAGCGCCACCCCCACCTCCGAAGAAagcgccaccaccaccgccaagaAGGATGGCCCCGCCTCCGGCACCCGTCCGCCCTCCACCACTGGTGCCGCCGCCACCGAGCCCGAACCACACCGTCATCATCGTCGTGTTCGTCTCCCTCGGCGGCCTTCTCCTCCTCGCATGCCTCGCGGCGGCACTGTTTTGCTGCatcaagaagagaaagaagaagatggcGTTCGCCGTGGACGTGGCGGACCGTGTGCATGTCCACGAGACTGTCGTTCCAGGACCCCATGGCCAACAACTGGCGACCCGGTCGATCGACGAAGATGTCAAAGTTCATGAGGTGTTCAAGAAGGGCGCGGTGACCGGTGAAGCTTCACTTAGTGAGCCTGCATCGGGGAAACAACGCTCGAGCAGCACGATCGGCGGCGCTGGCGCTCCTGTGACGGGTCGCCACCACCTTCTCTGGCACAAAGGCTAGCAGACAACAGAAATGGTCGCCAAAGCTCTGAGAAATATGCATGATGGTTGAATAAGTGTGCTTATTTGATTGTGTGCCTGTTTACACTTGCATTCATTCCATTCATTGTTATCTGCTGTGTGTGTATTGTGATTATTTAAGAGCTGTATTCATTTGCAGATAAGTAATTCGGTCCTCGTATTCAATTTGGATGAATTTTAGATTCTTGTGGCTACCATCAAAGTGATTCGTTTAGGGCATAACTTAGGAGTTACGAGATTGTTTTGGATGGTGGCAGGTGCAGAACCTGCATATAACTTTAAGAGGAGGACTATTGACCATGCTCATTGGATCATTAACATGATCATATATGTTAAACAAAGAATAAAAGGAGGAACTTTTTTAGATAAGATATTTTAAGTTTATGATGTGGGGAGATTAAACATATTTTCACTAGGAAAGAAGTTATTTTCAACGACATATATATATCCTTAGTTGAGTAAATAGCTAAATTCTGTGATTGTCATTATCAGACAaagttatttcttttttatttatatatgtatgaggCGTTTTGTCATTCATACACTTTTGACTTTCATCAATAATGATGATATCGCTAATAGAATAATCATTTCAGTTATCTCTCCTCTTTTAAGTTTAACCAATTTAAGACGATCAAATTGCATTTGTCAACTATCTATTTGGCTAATCTCATTATATATTTGGCTAATAAAAGCGCTAGTCATTCTTCAAATGAATATATTTCTTTAAATAGTtatgattttttatgatttaaaataagcTTCTCACAATTTGTGTTCAAGATTTTCAATGACTATTTAAATGTAATTTTAAATAATTCGAGAGATCATTCACAGGAATATGAAAACTATGAAAGAATTATATGAACAATTTTAAGTCAATAATATTGGAAATATTCATTTTAGCCCTATGATTTTGATCATTGATCACTTAAGTCCTTATGATTtatttgtgtctaaaataactcttatattttaaaaaatatagcatataagtcgCTCCCGCCAAATTTAAGTTAACAGAAGTTAGAGTTTGTTTACATGATATGCTAACTCATATAAATCATTAATTTAATGAGATATATTATTTAAGTTTTTTTCTAAAATAAGACTACCACAAATAACAGGAGGAGACATCGTCGTGGAAGTAACTACCGATAGCAGCACCGAGCCTCTATTGCCTAGCAGAGCATCGTATGCACACAACCTCTCCTGCGCTAACAATGAGCTCAAGAACTTGGTCTTGCCTCAGGTGGATGTGCCTCGACTAGTTTGATGCTAGACATGTAGTGGTCTCCTGGCCCCTTCTTTCTCCTCTTGGGCGTCTTCGTCTCCATTGCCTCTCACTTTATCCTCTTTTGTGCCCCCACCCATTGCGCCTATGACGTTATGGTTTAGCTCTCCCTCACCTCTGCCTCCGGCCTCTACCGCTTTCTCTTCATGGACAAG includes:
- the LOC103986388 gene encoding protein TRACHEARY ELEMENT DIFFERENTIATION-RELATED 7A-like, which codes for MAFVPPRMPPRPFAPPPPNVSPSIPPPPNRRSPPPPSPSKQTPPPPPRRRPPPPPPPKKAPPPPPKKAPPPPPRRMAPPPAPVRPPPLVPPPPSPNHTVIIVVFVSLGGLLLLACLAAALFCCIKKRKKKMAFAVDVADRVHVHETVVPGPHGQQLATRSIDEDVKVHEVFKKGAVTGEASLSEPASGKQRSSSTIGGAGAPVTGRHHLLWHKG